A region of Streptomyces sp. WMMC500 DNA encodes the following proteins:
- the ffh gene encoding signal recognition particle protein, with the protein MFDTLSDRLAATFKTLRGKGRLSEADIDATAREIRVALLEADVALPVVRGFIKQVKERALGAEVSQALNPAQQVIKIVNEELVGILGGETRRLRFAKTPPTVIMLAGLQGAGKTTLAGKLGKWLAGQGHTPMLVAADLQRPNAVNQLQVVGERASVAVFAPEPGNGVGDPVRVAKDSIAHARDKQHDVVIVDTAGRLGVDAEMMQQAADIRDAVGPDEILFVVDAMIGQDAVSTAEAFRDGVGFDGVVLSKLDGDARGGAALSIAQVTGKQIMFASNGEKLDDFDAFHPDRMASRILGMGDMLSLIEKAEQTFSQQEAEKMAAKLAKGPKEFTLDDFLAQMEQVRKMGSISKLLGMMPGMGQMKEQINNLDERDVDRTAAIIKSMTPGERHDPMIINGSRRARIARGSGVEVSAVKNLVERFFEARKMMSKMAQGGGMPGMPGVPGMPGAGGGKRKGKQQKKAKGRQRSGNPMKRKADEQAAAERRAAAGSPFGGGAEQSPQDFELPEEFKKLL; encoded by the coding sequence GTGTTCGATACGCTCTCCGACCGCCTAGCAGCGACCTTCAAGACCCTCCGCGGGAAAGGCCGGCTGTCCGAGGCGGACATCGACGCCACCGCGCGGGAGATCCGCGTCGCCCTGCTGGAGGCGGATGTCGCGCTGCCCGTCGTACGGGGCTTCATCAAGCAGGTCAAGGAGCGCGCGCTCGGCGCGGAGGTCTCCCAGGCGCTCAACCCCGCCCAGCAGGTCATCAAGATCGTCAACGAGGAGCTGGTCGGCATCCTCGGCGGCGAGACCCGCCGGCTCCGGTTCGCCAAGACCCCGCCGACCGTGATCATGCTCGCGGGCCTCCAGGGCGCGGGCAAGACGACCCTCGCGGGCAAGCTCGGCAAGTGGCTGGCGGGGCAGGGGCACACGCCCATGCTCGTCGCCGCCGACCTCCAGCGCCCCAACGCCGTCAACCAGTTGCAGGTCGTCGGCGAGCGCGCGTCCGTCGCCGTCTTCGCCCCCGAGCCGGGCAACGGCGTCGGCGACCCGGTCCGGGTCGCGAAGGACTCGATCGCGCACGCCCGCGACAAGCAGCACGACGTGGTGATCGTCGACACCGCGGGCCGCCTCGGCGTCGACGCCGAGATGATGCAGCAGGCCGCCGACATCCGGGACGCGGTCGGCCCGGACGAGATCCTCTTCGTGGTCGACGCGATGATCGGTCAGGACGCCGTCAGCACCGCGGAGGCGTTCCGCGACGGCGTCGGCTTCGACGGCGTCGTGCTCTCCAAGCTCGACGGCGACGCCCGCGGCGGTGCCGCGCTGTCGATCGCGCAGGTCACCGGCAAGCAGATCATGTTCGCCTCCAACGGCGAGAAGCTGGACGACTTCGACGCGTTCCACCCGGACCGCATGGCGTCCCGCATCCTCGGCATGGGCGACATGTTGTCGCTGATCGAGAAGGCGGAGCAGACCTTCAGCCAGCAAGAGGCCGAGAAGATGGCCGCCAAGCTGGCGAAGGGCCCGAAGGAGTTCACGCTCGACGACTTCCTGGCGCAGATGGAGCAGGTCCGCAAGATGGGCTCCATCTCCAAGCTGCTCGGCATGATGCCCGGCATGGGCCAGATGAAGGAGCAGATCAACAACCTCGACGAGCGGGACGTGGACCGTACCGCGGCGATCATCAAGTCGATGACGCCGGGGGAGCGCCACGACCCGATGATCATCAACGGGTCCCGCCGGGCGCGTATCGCGCGCGGCTCGGGCGTCGAGGTCAGCGCGGTGAAGAACCTGGTGGAGCGGTTCTTCGAGGCGCGCAAGATGATGTCGAAGATGGCCCAGGGCGGCGGCATGCCGGGGATGCCGGGCGTGCCCGGGATGCCGGGCGCGGGCGGCGGCAAGCGCAAGGGCAAGCAGCAGAAGAAGGCCAAGGGGCGCCAGCGCAGCGGCAATCCGATGAAGCGGAAGGCCGACGAGCAGGCCGCGGCCGAGCGCCGGGCCGCCGCCGGCAGCCCGTTCGGCGGCGGCGCGGAGCAGTCCCCGCAGGACTTCGAGCTGCCGGAGGAGTTCAAGAAGCTGCTGTGA
- the proS gene encoding proline--tRNA ligase has protein sequence MAKAPVLTPQADDFPRWYQDVITKAELADNGPVRGTMVIRPYGYGLWERTQREMDDRIKAAGAENAYFPLFIPQSYLAREADHVEGFAPELAVVTHGGGKELEEPVVVRPTSETIVNDYFAKWVQSYRDLPLLINQWANVVRWELRPRMFLRTTEFLWQEGHTAHATYEDARDYAARIQREVYADFMVNVLAVDVLPGRKTAAERFAGALNTLTLEAMMRDGKALQMGTSHELGQNFAKAFGTRYLTADGTREHVWQTSWGSTTRMVGGMIMVHGDDDGLRVPPRLASVQAVVVAVKGDEAVLAAVREAGDRLAAAGLRVRVDDRVDVPFGRRAVDWELKGVPVRIEIGPRDLAAGTATLVRRVPGTKEPVALDALLDERAAALPKILEDDQERLLGESRRMREERTADVRTVAEAAEAAVAGGWARIPWADLGPVGEAKLAEQAVSVRCLVAADGSVPGADDEPGTLAVVARAY, from the coding sequence ATGGCAAAGGCACCCGTGCTCACTCCCCAGGCGGACGACTTCCCGCGCTGGTACCAGGACGTCATCACCAAGGCCGAGCTGGCCGACAACGGCCCGGTGCGCGGCACGATGGTCATCCGACCGTACGGGTACGGGCTGTGGGAGCGCACGCAGCGGGAGATGGACGACCGGATCAAGGCGGCCGGAGCCGAGAACGCGTACTTCCCGCTCTTCATCCCGCAGTCCTACCTGGCCCGGGAGGCCGACCACGTCGAGGGCTTCGCGCCCGAGCTGGCCGTCGTGACCCACGGCGGCGGCAAGGAGCTGGAGGAGCCGGTCGTGGTCCGGCCCACCTCGGAGACCATCGTCAACGACTACTTCGCCAAGTGGGTGCAGAGCTACCGCGACCTGCCGCTGCTGATCAACCAGTGGGCCAACGTGGTGCGCTGGGAGCTGCGGCCGCGGATGTTCCTGCGGACGACGGAGTTCCTGTGGCAGGAGGGGCACACCGCCCACGCCACGTACGAGGACGCGCGGGACTACGCGGCCCGCATCCAGCGCGAGGTGTACGCCGACTTCATGGTGAACGTGCTGGCGGTCGACGTGCTCCCGGGCCGCAAGACCGCCGCCGAGCGGTTCGCCGGCGCCCTCAACACCCTCACGCTCGAAGCGATGATGCGCGATGGCAAAGCGCTGCAGATGGGCACCAGTCACGAGCTGGGCCAGAACTTCGCGAAGGCGTTCGGCACCCGGTACCTGACCGCGGACGGCACCCGCGAGCACGTGTGGCAGACCTCCTGGGGCTCCACGACCCGCATGGTCGGCGGCATGATCATGGTGCACGGCGACGACGACGGACTGCGCGTCCCGCCCCGGCTCGCGTCCGTACAGGCCGTGGTGGTCGCCGTGAAGGGCGACGAGGCCGTGCTCGCCGCGGTGCGCGAGGCGGGCGACCGGCTGGCCGCCGCCGGGCTACGGGTCCGGGTCGACGACCGCGTCGACGTCCCCTTCGGGCGGCGGGCCGTGGACTGGGAGCTCAAGGGCGTGCCCGTACGGATCGAGATCGGCCCGCGCGACCTGGCCGCCGGCACCGCCACGCTCGTCCGGCGCGTGCCCGGCACCAAGGAGCCGGTGGCGCTCGACGCGCTGCTCGACGAGCGGGCCGCCGCGCTGCCGAAGATTCTCGAAGACGATCAGGAACGGTTGCTGGGCGAGTCACGTCGAATGCGTGAGGAGCGGACGGCGGACGTACGTACGGTCGCGGAGGCGGCCGAGGCGGCGGTGGCCGGCGGCTGGGCCCGTATTCCGTGGGCGGACCTCGGCCCCGTGGGCGAGGCGAAGCTGGCGGAACAGGCCGTGTCGGTGCGCTGTCTGGTCGCGGCGGACGGGTCGGTGCCGGGCGCGGACGACGAGCCCGGTACGCTCGCCGTCGTCGCCCGGGCGTACTGA